In one Leptospira mtsangambouensis genomic region, the following are encoded:
- a CDS encoding acyl-CoA thioesterase produces the protein MIQTDIQIRFNDMDPMRRVNNSSYSTYLELARLDFCNRYLSVSELEDIPFVLARVEMDLKASVLPGASIFVETWVSSIGTTSWEFSYSIRDKKTNELYVSAKTVQVYFDYRAKSKKPIPPDFLKSLEKESL, from the coding sequence ATGATTCAAACTGATATCCAAATTCGATTTAATGACATGGATCCCATGAGGAGAGTCAATAACTCTAGTTATTCGACTTATTTAGAATTAGCAAGATTAGATTTTTGTAATCGTTATCTTTCCGTTTCGGAATTGGAAGACATCCCTTTTGTTCTGGCACGTGTGGAAATGGATTTAAAGGCTTCTGTTTTGCCTGGGGCTTCTATTTTTGTTGAAACTTGGGTTTCCTCTATTGGCACAACTTCTTGGGAATTTTCTTATTCCATCCGAGATAAAAAAACCAATGAACTTTATGTTTCTGCAAAAACAGTTCAGGTTTATTTTGATTACAGAGCAAAATCCAAAAAACCAATTCCTCCTGATTTTTTAAAATCATTAGAAAAAGAAAGTTTGTGA
- a CDS encoding LIC_11502 family protein yields the protein MSDGENEVYLTEMQGQLPSHLYVHVPKLVSLFPQIEALVAVPKGLPDLLRKGIYFALLQSVVRLLERNTDPLLPEILPEYRELIRSVSETYSVLSPELESNWLSECIQYGDKSAYHWEWKHFDSHELF from the coding sequence ATGAGTGATGGAGAGAACGAAGTATATCTTACTGAAATGCAAGGCCAGTTGCCAAGCCATTTGTATGTCCATGTTCCAAAACTAGTTTCTCTCTTTCCGCAAATAGAAGCACTGGTGGCAGTTCCCAAGGGACTTCCCGATCTTTTGCGAAAGGGTATTTATTTTGCCCTACTCCAATCTGTGGTAAGACTACTCGAACGAAACACAGATCCTCTTTTGCCAGAAATCCTTCCCGAATACCGCGAGCTCATTCGGTCCGTTTCAGAAACTTATTCTGTTCTGAGTCCTGAGCTTGAATCCAATTGGCTCTCGGAATGTATCCAATACGGGGATAAATCTGCCTACCATTGGGAATGGAAACATTTTGATTCACATGAGTTGTTCTAA
- the queG gene encoding tRNA epoxyqueuosine(34) reductase QueG — translation MTNPIYQIRSQIKTICEKEGFSLVGFTEAKIPEADLAHLEEWISEGRFGNMDWFAKDHALGIRNRFENLGLTPRSAICLGFIYRSNASEEILSQMESKVSRYALGSDYHIILKEKGNRILKTLRTKFPNHKFRQSVDSLPVAEKILTRESGIAWQGKNTNLIHPKLGSYFFLSTILTDLELGGPDPEEIITDHCGSCRKCLDVCPTGALDAYKIDAKKCISYLTIEDRRETEATETFLSWDRKGWVYGCDLCQEVCPWNANIAKRNEVETSEREFLPRAFWTNPEFTNKKTLTKQEFDEYFKDSPIERIGFEIWNRNLQHLNEKESN, via the coding sequence ATGACAAATCCAATTTACCAGATCCGTTCTCAAATTAAAACCATTTGTGAAAAAGAAGGTTTTTCTTTGGTAGGATTTACGGAGGCAAAAATTCCTGAAGCAGACTTGGCACATTTGGAGGAGTGGATTTCAGAAGGAAGATTTGGGAATATGGATTGGTTTGCCAAAGACCATGCTCTGGGAATTCGGAATCGTTTTGAAAATTTAGGTCTTACACCTCGTTCTGCGATTTGTCTTGGATTTATATACCGTTCGAATGCTTCCGAAGAGATTCTTTCTCAAATGGAATCCAAAGTTTCTCGTTATGCGTTAGGTTCTGATTACCATATCATTCTCAAAGAAAAAGGAAATCGGATTTTAAAAACTTTAAGGACAAAGTTCCCAAATCATAAATTCCGACAATCTGTGGATAGTTTGCCCGTTGCAGAAAAAATTCTGACGAGAGAATCTGGAATTGCCTGGCAGGGAAAAAATACCAACCTCATTCACCCCAAACTGGGGTCTTATTTTTTTCTTTCTACCATTCTCACCGATTTGGAATTAGGTGGCCCAGATCCTGAAGAAATCATCACCGATCATTGCGGGAGTTGTCGCAAATGTTTGGATGTTTGTCCGACAGGTGCTTTGGATGCATATAAAATCGATGCCAAAAAATGTATTTCGTACCTAACCATTGAAGATAGGAGAGAAACGGAAGCCACGGAAACTTTTTTAAGTTGGGACCGGAAGGGTTGGGTGTATGGTTGTGATCTTTGCCAAGAGGTTTGTCCTTGGAATGCCAATATCGCCAAACGAAACGAAGTCGAAACATCGGAACGAGAATTTTTACCCAGAGCTTTCTGGACCAATCCGGAATTCACCAATAAAAAAACACTCACCAAACAAGAATTTGATGAATATTTTAAAGATTCGCCGATCGAAAGGATAGGTTTTGAAATTTGGAACCGAAATTTACAACATTTGAATGAAAAAGAATCAAACTGA
- the thiE gene encoding thiamine phosphate synthase: MENKIKGVYLVTDRPLCIHHNLAEVVRLAALGGVSLVQLREKEADSRTFLELAKHLKEILRPFSVPLLINDRLDICLAAGADGVHLGQSDLPWWEARRILGEKAIIGLSLETKEDYFSLIQNDPKPPLHYLAVSPVFDTDTKTNTKSAWGLTGVRWLKNETQLPIVAIGGIKESNAADVIQAGADSLAVVSAICSAKDPKLTTENLSKKFH; encoded by the coding sequence ATGGAGAATAAAATCAAAGGGGTTTATCTAGTCACAGATAGACCCTTATGTATTCACCATAATTTAGCAGAAGTTGTAAGACTTGCGGCCCTTGGTGGTGTTTCTCTTGTCCAACTGAGGGAAAAAGAAGCCGATAGCCGAACATTTTTAGAACTCGCCAAACATTTAAAAGAAATCCTAAGACCATTTTCAGTTCCCCTTCTCATCAATGATCGATTGGATATTTGTTTGGCTGCAGGAGCCGACGGAGTCCATCTGGGACAATCCGATTTGCCTTGGTGGGAAGCGCGTAGAATTTTAGGAGAAAAGGCAATCATTGGACTTTCTTTAGAAACGAAAGAAGATTATTTTTCTCTCATCCAAAATGACCCAAAACCTCCACTCCATTATCTCGCCGTTTCTCCTGTATTTGATACAGATACGAAAACGAATACAAAATCAGCATGGGGCTTAACTGGCGTTCGCTGGTTAAAAAACGAGACCCAGCTTCCGATTGTTGCCATTGGGGGAATCAAAGAATCGAATGCGGCCGATGTGATCCAAGCAGGTGCCGATTCCCTTGCTGTTGTGAGTGCGATTTGTTCGGCAAAAGATCCGAAACTAACCACAGAGAATTTATCGAAAAAATTCCATTAA
- the thiM gene encoding hydroxyethylthiazole kinase, with protein MSQSIIQNTIEDLESLRSKSPLVHNITNYVVMNNTANALLAIGASPIMAHAIEEVEEMVTICSATVINIGTLSEPWIQSMEKAAAKAVSLNKPLVLDPVGAGASNLRNMAIRRILGAGSPSIVRGNASEILSTLNSSGKTKGVDATDSSESAVDSGKSLSKVTGGVVVISGATDYILSGTEKAQVRNGDVLMTKVTGLGCTASAICGAFAAIQPNQFRAATSAMAVMGIAGEMAKSKTSSPGSFQVAFLDALYEIGADTIKQKLNGE; from the coding sequence ATGTCTCAATCAATCATTCAAAACACTATCGAAGACTTAGAAAGTTTACGTTCCAAGTCCCCTCTCGTTCATAATATTACAAACTACGTAGTCATGAATAACACTGCCAATGCACTGCTTGCCATTGGTGCCTCTCCTATTATGGCTCATGCCATTGAGGAAGTGGAAGAAATGGTTACAATCTGTTCGGCAACTGTCATCAACATTGGAACTTTATCAGAACCTTGGATCCAAAGTATGGAAAAGGCTGCGGCAAAAGCAGTGTCTCTAAACAAACCTCTTGTACTGGATCCAGTGGGAGCAGGAGCGAGTAACTTGCGTAATATGGCAATTCGTCGCATCCTTGGTGCTGGGAGCCCTAGTATTGTGCGAGGAAATGCATCCGAAATTCTCTCGACTCTCAATTCTTCTGGAAAAACGAAAGGAGTGGATGCCACTGATTCATCTGAGTCTGCAGTGGATTCAGGGAAGTCTCTTTCTAAAGTCACTGGTGGTGTTGTGGTCATTTCAGGTGCCACTGATTATATCTTAAGTGGAACTGAAAAAGCCCAAGTGAGAAATGGAGATGTACTGATGACTAAGGTCACTGGTCTTGGTTGTACAGCTTCTGCCATTTGTGGGGCCTTTGCTGCCATCCAACCCAACCAGTTCCGGGCCGCAACTTCCGCAATGGCTGTGATGGGAATTGCTGGGGAAATGGCAAAATCCAAAACAAGTTCTCCAGGTAGTTTTCAAGTCGCTTTTTTAGATGCCCTTTATGAAATCGGAGCTGATACCATTAAACAAAAGTTAAATGGAGAATAA
- a CDS encoding response regulator, with protein sequence MNKAILFVDDEQIILMSLKSQLKKHFGNEYRYETAQNTEEAWSIIEELAEEGIDILIIISDWLMPNQRGDEFLRDVHKTYPGIKKIIISGHIDELSLNKLRGEVDLHSFLNKPWSESDLIKKVEDAIAKIA encoded by the coding sequence ATGAACAAAGCCATTCTCTTCGTTGATGACGAACAAATCATTCTGATGAGCCTGAAGTCTCAGCTCAAAAAACATTTTGGGAACGAGTATCGTTATGAAACTGCCCAAAATACAGAAGAGGCATGGTCGATCATCGAAGAATTGGCAGAAGAAGGTATCGACATCCTCATCATCATTTCGGATTGGCTTATGCCCAACCAAAGAGGAGATGAGTTTCTTAGGGATGTCCACAAAACTTATCCAGGGATTAAGAAAATAATTATTTCCGGTCATATTGATGAGCTTTCACTCAATAAATTGCGAGGGGAAGTTGACTTACATAGTTTTTTAAACAAACCTTGGTCGGAATCTGATTTAATCAAAAAAGTAGAAGACGCCATTGCGAAGATTGCCTAG
- the map gene encoding type I methionyl aminopeptidase, translated as MIYIKNKSEIETMRKAGKFAAELLVYLEPFVKAGVTTLELNDLAEAYTKKHGHRSAPLGYKGFPKSICSSINHVVCHGIPKKEDVLANGDIINLDVSPIVDGYIGDTSKTFIVGGKSSPEAEKLVADTEKAMWVGIEQVKPGNRIDDIGNAIDDFLTPLGYGIVRDLMGHGVGRNFHEEPQVPHFRSPRKLAKIEAGMIFTVEPMVNLGTWEVNFDKSDKWTVRTKDGKLSAQFEHTVLVTDKGYEILTKV; from the coding sequence GTGATTTACATTAAAAACAAATCTGAAATTGAAACGATGAGGAAAGCGGGAAAATTTGCCGCTGAACTCCTCGTGTATCTAGAACCCTTTGTCAAAGCAGGGGTTACCACCCTCGAGCTAAACGATCTGGCCGAAGCCTATACCAAAAAACATGGCCACCGCTCTGCACCTCTTGGATACAAAGGATTTCCGAAATCCATTTGTTCTTCCATCAACCATGTTGTTTGCCATGGAATTCCCAAAAAAGAGGACGTCCTTGCCAACGGAGACATCATCAATCTAGATGTATCACCTATTGTGGATGGATACATTGGAGACACTTCCAAAACCTTTATTGTGGGTGGAAAATCCAGTCCCGAGGCAGAAAAACTCGTGGCAGATACGGAAAAAGCCATGTGGGTTGGGATTGAACAAGTGAAACCGGGAAACCGGATTGATGATATCGGCAACGCCATTGATGACTTTCTCACCCCACTTGGGTATGGAATTGTACGGGATCTAATGGGTCATGGAGTAGGACGTAATTTCCATGAAGAACCACAAGTACCTCATTTTCGTTCTCCGAGAAAACTGGCAAAAATTGAAGCGGGAATGATTTTCACAGTAGAACCGATGGTCAATTTAGGAACCTGGGAAGTGAATTTTGATAAGTCAGACAAATGGACCGTCCGCACAAAAGACGGAAAACTCTCTGCACAATTTGAGCATACCGTACTTGTCACAGACAAAGGTTATGAAATTCTAACAAAAGTTTGA
- a CDS encoding SpiroCoCo family coiled-coil protein, translating to MGLEVFLLPFLASVAVTIGLRRLDKSNTKLSQLKRYASKLTDEIDGVALQKIQLVKDAGIDLDILVKQSRKVAEDIQHLSSESRDLFEKIRASKDYLSSLSGEMEQIQDLSSQVRREKQNMEEGLSQINSHKRELREVSEDMEALHNESISMLDTFQNKLNHRSDEILQSVAQKMVELESLLETKSDFLDNSLSKIAETAREKLLSHADVMVGETAGRLDHARKEMDLLLESMKYAQGDLDVRLTKFEDTSSLLSDKVDKFDERLEEKYQRASGKLDEKVNLLEKKIQERFDSIFDQVTHTKDSFMKGLSQETDAIKREIEDLSLETLSKRDDIINETRRQADGINQTIIQFQEKYLEAENKLLRQADIRKQELIREIEAFSEEFHRISEELKEEATSLKKSALQELKDFDRELDSVRSNQETVIKSSLFELRKELEERMNSDFKLQKSEMESDLEIVQSQIKNLNESITAQTKDVDEYVEELKSALRESAHEILETAEEKAKESEEIVTEKIRIANANLEQFVSKWEDELGKIREDQNDSIERLQDRLKEIHIEGADLLGEFQNQFQKAKTNLDMAAESKTKESISRLEEESKLARSEVERILKHLEESGESFFNLQEEKMGRLNETIDSKISHQLTKLLDKGNVQLGQLEEKISNHLNTVKRNLDESIKRSKDESKKQIETYQKDYEKSFKEIAKESQDFLKESLDRFQDLKYEIKNGLDDLNDTKEETLSSFQSEMETLKEDILTLSSELETVKEHSDLFASAKQIADESNRAVEEISEALRSLEKNRPDIDLYQSAISEFSELRKEIANELETLKEAQFQTEDIDKQVQILASNLVHVSETMEGFEQSLTEVSSIETRVAKLTAEQSKIESFLSSLQESQDSVFHLVENLEGQKHNARELQARLDILDREIEVVEAREKELTETIRQAENRTSFLVEREAQIDSVERKFDKIEELLGDLSDRHRQILTLQKRLEDLKESSRETKDDLESLLGEADETFEKLSEFLDIVQGAMQNPVPAAKSDRKVSGNPLVERKRATIQSLHDNYQWSSEAISEKLNIEKSLVDSILGVRKK from the coding sequence ATGGGATTAGAAGTCTTTTTATTGCCTTTTTTGGCCAGTGTTGCGGTGACCATTGGGTTACGTCGTTTGGACAAATCGAACACCAAACTCTCCCAACTCAAACGTTATGCGTCCAAATTGACCGATGAAATTGATGGTGTCGCCCTCCAAAAAATCCAATTGGTCAAAGATGCAGGTATTGACCTCGACATCCTTGTCAAACAATCACGCAAAGTCGCAGAAGACATCCAACATTTAAGTTCCGAATCCCGAGATCTATTCGAAAAAATCCGCGCAAGCAAAGATTACCTATCTTCCTTGTCTGGCGAGATGGAACAAATCCAAGATTTGAGTTCCCAAGTCCGTCGCGAAAAACAAAACATGGAAGAGGGACTCTCTCAGATCAATTCCCACAAACGAGAGTTACGTGAAGTATCCGAAGATATGGAAGCACTTCATAATGAATCCATCTCCATGTTGGATACCTTTCAAAACAAACTCAATCACCGAAGTGATGAAATTTTACAATCTGTTGCACAAAAGATGGTGGAGTTAGAAAGCCTACTCGAAACCAAATCCGATTTTTTAGACAATTCGCTTTCTAAAATTGCCGAAACTGCTCGTGAAAAACTTTTATCCCATGCCGATGTGATGGTGGGGGAAACTGCGGGAAGACTCGACCACGCACGAAAAGAAATGGATCTACTCCTCGAGTCCATGAAATACGCACAAGGTGACTTAGATGTTCGCCTAACAAAATTCGAAGATACCTCTTCCCTACTCTCTGACAAAGTTGATAAGTTTGATGAAAGGTTAGAAGAAAAATACCAACGTGCTTCTGGCAAGTTGGATGAAAAGGTAAACTTACTCGAGAAAAAAATCCAAGAACGTTTTGATTCCATCTTTGACCAAGTCACTCATACAAAAGATTCTTTTATGAAGGGTCTAAGTCAAGAGACAGATGCCATCAAACGAGAAATCGAAGACTTGTCTCTGGAAACACTTTCCAAACGTGATGACATCATCAATGAAACAAGAAGGCAAGCAGATGGGATCAATCAAACCATCATCCAATTCCAAGAAAAATATTTGGAAGCAGAGAACAAACTCCTTCGCCAAGCAGACATTCGTAAACAAGAACTCATTCGTGAAATTGAAGCTTTCTCAGAAGAATTCCATCGTATCTCTGAAGAATTAAAAGAGGAAGCCACTTCCCTCAAAAAAAGTGCCCTCCAAGAACTCAAAGATTTTGATCGTGAGTTGGATTCAGTTCGTTCCAACCAAGAAACAGTCATTAAATCTTCTCTTTTTGAATTAAGAAAAGAACTAGAAGAAAGAATGAATTCCGATTTCAAACTCCAAAAGAGTGAAATGGAATCAGATCTTGAGATAGTCCAATCACAAATCAAAAACTTAAACGAATCCATTACAGCACAAACAAAAGATGTGGATGAGTATGTGGAAGAGCTAAAATCGGCTCTTCGTGAATCGGCTCATGAAATCCTAGAAACTGCGGAAGAAAAAGCCAAAGAATCCGAAGAAATTGTGACAGAAAAGATTCGAATCGCCAATGCCAACTTAGAACAATTTGTAAGCAAATGGGAAGACGAACTAGGGAAAATTCGAGAAGACCAAAATGATAGCATCGAAAGACTCCAAGACCGCCTAAAAGAAATTCATATAGAAGGTGCTGATCTACTCGGTGAATTCCAAAACCAATTCCAAAAAGCAAAAACCAATTTGGATATGGCAGCAGAGTCCAAAACCAAAGAAAGTATTTCTCGTTTGGAAGAAGAGTCAAAACTTGCTCGTAGCGAAGTCGAAAGAATCCTTAAACATTTAGAAGAATCAGGAGAATCCTTTTTCAATTTACAAGAAGAGAAAATGGGCAGACTCAATGAAACCATCGATTCCAAAATTTCTCACCAATTGACAAAACTCCTTGATAAAGGAAATGTACAACTAGGACAACTCGAAGAAAAAATTTCGAACCATCTAAATACCGTCAAACGCAATTTAGATGAAAGTATCAAACGTTCCAAAGACGAATCCAAAAAACAAATTGAAACATACCAAAAAGATTACGAAAAATCTTTCAAAGAAATTGCAAAAGAAAGCCAAGACTTCTTAAAAGAAAGTTTGGATCGTTTCCAAGACTTAAAATACGAAATCAAAAATGGATTGGATGACCTAAACGATACCAAAGAAGAAACTCTTTCTAGTTTCCAATCTGAAATGGAAACATTAAAAGAAGATATCTTAACTCTTTCGAGTGAGTTAGAAACGGTCAAAGAACATTCCGATTTATTTGCTTCCGCCAAACAGATCGCAGATGAATCCAATCGTGCTGTAGAAGAAATCTCCGAAGCACTACGGTCCCTTGAAAAAAATCGACCAGACATTGACTTATACCAATCGGCAATTTCAGAATTTTCCGAACTTAGAAAAGAAATCGCAAACGAATTAGAAACCTTAAAAGAAGCTCAGTTCCAAACCGAAGACATCGACAAACAAGTGCAAATCCTTGCATCCAATCTTGTCCATGTTTCGGAAACAATGGAAGGATTTGAACAAAGTTTGACCGAAGTAAGTTCCATTGAAACTCGGGTGGCCAAACTCACGGCAGAACAATCCAAAATTGAATCTTTCCTTTCTTCCTTACAAGAATCCCAAGATTCAGTTTTCCACTTGGTCGAAAACTTAGAAGGTCAAAAACACAATGCACGGGAACTCCAAGCCCGCCTCGACATCCTCGACCGCGAAATCGAAGTGGTAGAAGCTCGCGAAAAGGAACTGACAGAAACCATTCGCCAAGCAGAAAACCGTACTTCCTTCCTTGTAGAACGAGAAGCTCAAATTGATTCGGTAGAACGTAAATTTGACAAAATCGAAGAGCTGCTAGGCGACCTTTCGGATCGTCACCGCCAAATCCTCACCCTACAAAAACGATTGGAAGATCTCAAAGAATCTTCAAGGGAAACCAAAGACGATTTGGAATCCCTCCTTGGGGAAGCAGACGAGACCTTCGAAAAACTCTCCGAGTTCCTGGACATTGTCCAAGGGGCGATGCAAAATCCAGTCCCAGCGGCAAAATCAGACCGAAAAGTTTCGGGAAATCCCCTTGTCGAGAGAAAAAGAGCCACCATCCAAAGCCTCCACGACAACTACCAGTGGTCTTCTGAGGCAATTAGCGAAAAATTAAATATTGAAAAATCCCTCGTAGATAGCATCCTCGGAGTTAGAAAGAAATAA